The Candidatus Methylomirabilota bacterium genomic interval AGCTTCGAGCAGCACCACGGCTACCTTCTCGGCTCATACTGCATCGCCACTGCCCCCGAGCCGAGCTCCCGCCGACTCACGAGCCTCAAGTCGATGTGCTTCGATAGCCCCGCGAACAATGTCGGCCCGTGGCCCGCCAGCCTTGGATGCACGACGAACTCATACTCATCGATCAACCCCAGCTCCGCCAATGCCATCGGGAGCTTCACGCCACCCGTGAACAGCCCCCTACCCGACTCCCGCTTGAGCTGCTGAACGGCCTTCCCCAGATCCCCGCGCACGAGCTCCGCGTTCCAATCGACACGGTCCACAGTGCTCGACACGACGTACTTCCTTTTCGCGTCGATCGTCCGGGCGAAGGGCTCCATCCAATCAGGCCTCGCTCCCGGCCGCGCCGGCGGCCGCCATGCGGCCTCCATCATTTCGTAAGTCACTCGGCCAAAGAGGAGGGCATCGGCCCGATCGAGGTTCTCGGTCGCGTGACGGTGCAAGTCCTCGTCCGCAACCATTGCACGGTGATCGCAGCACCCGTCCAATGTGACGTTGATGGAATACCGAAGAGGTCGCATCGCGTGCTCCTGAGACGGCCTCTTAACTGAGCTGCTGGGCAAGCGCGACGATGATGCCCTCGGGGCCGCGGATGTAACAGAGCCGGTACTTGTCCTCGTACTGAACGACTTCGCCGATGAGCTCCGCGCCATGGGCGCGCAAGCGCCCGAGCACATCGTCGATGTCGTCGACGGCGAACATGATGCGCCGTATGCCCAGCGTGTTCACTGGTGCATTCTTCTGTTCAGCACCGACCGCCGCGG includes:
- a CDS encoding dihydrofolate reductase family protein is translated as MRPLRYSINVTLDGCCDHRAMVADEDLHRHATENLDRADALLFGRVTYEMMEAAWRPPARPGARPDWMEPFARTIDAKRKYVVSSTVDRVDWNAELVRGDLGKAVQQLKRESGRGLFTGGVKLPMALAELGLIDEYEFVVHPRLAGHGPTLFAGLSKHIDLRLVSRRELGSGAVAMQYEPRR
- a CDS encoding VOC family protein, giving the protein MVLRRMDNVLIVVEDLEAAKAFFVELGMELEGEMPVEGRWVDRIVGLENVRCEIAMLRTPDGHGRLELDKFHTPAAVGAEQKNAPVNTLGIRRIMFAVDDIDDVLGRLRAHGAELIGEVVQYEDKYRLCYIRGPEGIIVALAQQLS